Proteins encoded within one genomic window of Mesobacillus subterraneus:
- a CDS encoding peptide ABC transporter substrate-binding protein, which produces MKKSKFSLLLILTLVFSLILSACSGGDDNAGDEKPDGDAKTGDETSSVPQELRMLDSSAIPTMDTVLAEGSTSFTYINNVGEGLYRLDQNHKPVPALSDGEPKISDDNLVYTFTLIDSKWSNGEPVTAHDFVFAWQRAIDPKTASPYGPYMMGGKIKGAEAITEAGSKEEAYDVTTLGVKALDDKTLEVTLEKPIAYWQDLFAFPTFYPQNQKFVEEKGDKFASNAENLLYNGPFVMETWESTDAEEWVLTKNPNYHSADKVKLEKITVNVVKDSNSAVNAFEAGETDMTGLLSSDLVPAYDGDERMLSWMEATVFWIKMNQKNEALANVNIRKAIAMGFNKDDLAASILNNGSVAANYFVPKDFVTLDGEDFREKNGDLIVFNAEEAKKYWETGLKELGVDKLELRYLGGDTEAAKKTDSYIKNQLETNLPGLTINLESVPFAIRLDRDNAMDYDLQFAGWGPDYGNALSFTDLWITNGGSNRMGYTNKKYDQLIKDAQGKLATDEKAQWEAQQEAERIMLEEDAGLAPVYQRAANILLNPNVKGLAIYNYGPDYSFQWVTIEGEE; this is translated from the coding sequence TTGAAAAAGTCAAAATTTTCACTTCTATTGATTTTGACTCTAGTATTCTCGTTAATCCTGTCTGCATGTAGCGGCGGAGATGACAATGCTGGAGACGAAAAGCCTGATGGTGATGCAAAGACAGGCGACGAAACATCTAGTGTACCACAAGAATTAAGAATGTTGGATTCTTCTGCGATTCCAACTATGGACACAGTCCTTGCTGAAGGTTCTACAAGTTTCACTTACATAAACAACGTAGGTGAAGGTCTTTACCGCCTTGACCAGAACCACAAGCCAGTTCCTGCACTATCGGATGGCGAGCCAAAAATCAGTGACGACAACCTAGTCTACACTTTCACACTAATCGATTCAAAATGGTCTAACGGGGAGCCTGTAACTGCTCACGATTTCGTATTTGCTTGGCAGCGCGCAATCGACCCTAAGACTGCTTCTCCTTATGGTCCATACATGATGGGCGGCAAAATCAAGGGTGCAGAAGCAATCACAGAAGCTGGTTCTAAAGAAGAAGCTTACGATGTAACTACACTTGGCGTCAAAGCTCTTGATGACAAGACTTTAGAAGTAACTCTTGAAAAGCCAATCGCTTATTGGCAAGACCTTTTCGCTTTCCCAACATTCTATCCGCAAAACCAGAAGTTTGTTGAAGAAAAAGGCGATAAGTTTGCAAGCAATGCTGAAAACTTACTTTACAACGGTCCATTCGTAATGGAAACTTGGGAAAGTACTGACGCTGAAGAGTGGGTACTTACTAAGAACCCTAACTACCACAGTGCTGATAAAGTTAAACTTGAAAAGATCACTGTAAACGTCGTTAAAGATTCTAACTCTGCAGTAAACGCATTTGAAGCTGGCGAAACAGACATGACTGGATTGCTTTCTTCTGACCTTGTCCCTGCATACGATGGCGACGAGCGCATGCTTAGCTGGATGGAAGCAACAGTATTCTGGATCAAGATGAACCAGAAGAATGAGGCACTTGCTAATGTTAACATCCGTAAAGCGATCGCAATGGGCTTCAACAAAGATGATTTAGCTGCGAGCATCCTGAACAACGGTTCAGTTGCTGCTAACTACTTTGTACCAAAAGATTTCGTAACTCTTGATGGTGAAGATTTCCGTGAAAAGAACGGCGACCTGATTGTTTTCAATGCTGAAGAAGCAAAGAAATATTGGGAAACTGGTCTTAAGGAACTTGGTGTAGATAAGCTAGAGCTTCGCTACCTTGGTGGAGACACTGAAGCAGCTAAGAAGACTGACTCATACATCAAGAACCAATTGGAAACAAACCTTCCTGGTTTGACAATCAATCTTGAAAGTGTTCCTTTCGCAATTCGTTTAGATCGTGACAACGCTATGGATTATGATCTTCAATTCGCTGGATGGGGTCCTGACTACGGTAACGCATTGTCGTTCACTGACCTTTGGATCACTAACGGCGGAAGCAACAGAATGGGTTACACAAACAAGAAATACGATCAGTTGATCAAGGATGCTCAAGGCAAACTTGCTACTGACGAAAAAGCTCAATGGGAAGCACAGCAAGAAGCTGAAAGAATCATGCTTGAAGAAGATGCTGGTCTAGCACCTGTTTACCAGCGTGCAGCTAACATCCTTCTTAACCCTAATGTTAAAGGTCTAGCGATCTACAACTACGGTCCTGACTACTCATTCCAGTGGGTAACAATCGAAGGCGAAGAATAA
- a CDS encoding DUF3899 domain-containing protein, with protein MRNRFGKIFLGFLSSQFLVFILSLIYQQSITLLSYINFSFYIASVLLFTSLIIFTVHSGFFDAISYSFRSVFASKDEGGKKKSFDEMTPLSKLITLNANPLLKVGLLNLMLMFAALFIYYL; from the coding sequence ATGCGTAATAGATTTGGGAAAATCTTTTTAGGATTTTTAAGTTCTCAGTTTTTGGTTTTTATTCTCTCACTAATCTATCAGCAAAGCATAACCCTGCTTAGTTATATAAATTTCTCTTTTTACATTGCAAGCGTGCTGCTTTTTACATCATTAATAATTTTTACGGTCCATTCAGGTTTTTTTGACGCAATATCCTATTCATTCAGAAGTGTTTTCGCAAGTAAAGACGAAGGTGGAAAGAAGAAGTCCTTTGATGAAATGACTCCCTTATCCAAACTGATCACTTTAAATGCGAATCCTCTTTTAAAGGTTGGACTTTTAAACTTGATGTTAATGTTTGCAGCACTGTTTATTTATTATTTGTAA
- the trpS gene encoding tryptophan--tRNA ligase: MMETIFSGIQPSGTITLGNYIGAMKQFTELQEEYNCYFCIVDQHAITVPQDRLQLRKNIKSLAALYIASGIDPEKVTLFIQSEVPAHAQAGWMMQCVAYIGELERMTQFKDKSIGKEAVSAGLLTYPPLMAADILLYSTNLVPVGEDQKQHLELTRDLAERFNKKFNEIFTIPDVRIAKVGARVMSLQDPLKKMSKSDPNNKAFISMLDDPKQIEKKIKSAVTDSEGIVKYDKENKPGISNLLSIYSILTSKAIADIEKDYEGKGYGDFKGDLAKVVVDVIEPIQKKYYELIDSPELDEILDRGAEKANFVANKMVKKMENAMGLGRKRR; the protein is encoded by the coding sequence ATTATGGAAACTATTTTTTCTGGCATCCAGCCGAGCGGAACCATCACACTTGGCAACTATATCGGCGCGATGAAGCAATTCACTGAGCTGCAGGAAGAATATAATTGTTACTTTTGTATCGTTGATCAGCATGCGATAACTGTCCCGCAGGATCGCTTGCAACTTAGAAAGAACATAAAGAGCCTTGCTGCATTGTACATCGCTTCGGGGATTGACCCTGAAAAAGTTACCCTGTTTATCCAATCGGAAGTTCCTGCACATGCACAGGCTGGATGGATGATGCAATGCGTAGCCTATATAGGTGAGCTTGAAAGAATGACTCAATTCAAAGATAAATCCATTGGGAAAGAAGCAGTCTCTGCTGGTCTTTTAACCTATCCGCCGCTAATGGCTGCCGACATTCTTCTATATAGTACGAATCTCGTGCCAGTCGGCGAAGACCAAAAGCAGCATTTAGAGTTGACAAGGGATTTAGCTGAACGATTCAATAAGAAATTCAATGAAATTTTTACGATTCCAGATGTTCGCATCGCTAAAGTCGGCGCAAGGGTAATGTCCTTACAGGATCCTTTAAAAAAAATGAGCAAATCAGACCCTAACAACAAGGCTTTCATCTCGATGCTCGACGACCCTAAGCAAATCGAAAAGAAAATTAAGAGTGCAGTCACTGACTCAGAGGGTATCGTAAAATATGATAAAGAAAACAAACCTGGCATTTCAAACCTCTTGTCCATTTATTCTATCTTAACCAGCAAAGCAATCGCTGACATTGAAAAAGACTATGAAGGTAAAGGATATGGCGACTTCAAGGGAGACCTGGCAAAGGTTGTTGTTGATGTCATAGAACCAATCCAGAAAAAATATTACGAGCTGATTGATTCACCAGAGTTAGACGAAATTCTTGACCGTGGTGCTGAAAAAGCAAATTTTGTCGCAAACAAAATGGTAAAGAAAATGGAGAATGCGATGGGCCTTGGCCGCAAGCGCAGATAA
- a CDS encoding YjbA family protein yields the protein MLYLHDVWVNWFEGEENGYNVCHFHEWRKDDGVELLDQVPLLKIDHLLFNYIENDLSELPQQLLDDIYRKAYLRKNHERTQLDYCFVVSDGTGILAVDTIGYNIPIRKSRLIPRQEQLVYEMIENQDTIQYGFNDQSALKDFHILSPSPDLMSGLTRKERQLKQLLFMAMDQLSSSKNVAEVRYWFTEWKPELYEEIQRLGFEEVWEQLYEETKFGWSHKHEKFCENIIKGQSFFEKLWEMEHGPKVN from the coding sequence ATGTTGTATCTTCATGATGTCTGGGTAAACTGGTTTGAAGGGGAAGAGAACGGTTATAATGTCTGCCATTTCCACGAATGGCGCAAGGACGATGGAGTAGAGCTGCTTGACCAGGTACCACTGCTTAAAATTGACCATTTGTTATTTAATTACATTGAGAATGATTTATCAGAGTTGCCTCAACAGCTTCTGGATGACATTTACCGTAAGGCATATTTGAGGAAAAACCATGAACGTACACAGCTTGATTACTGTTTCGTTGTTTCCGATGGAACTGGTATACTGGCTGTTGACACAATCGGTTATAATATCCCAATCCGAAAGAGTCGTCTTATTCCGCGCCAGGAACAGCTGGTGTACGAAATGATTGAAAACCAGGATACAATCCAATATGGATTCAATGATCAAAGTGCTTTGAAGGACTTCCATATCCTATCTCCTTCTCCAGATTTAATGAGTGGGCTGACACGCAAAGAAAGACAGTTGAAACAATTATTGTTCATGGCCATGGACCAATTGAGTTCCTCAAAAAATGTGGCTGAAGTCCGTTACTGGTTTACAGAGTGGAAACCTGAATTATATGAAGAGATTCAACGCCTTGGATTTGAAGAGGTATGGGAACAGTTATATGAAGAGACAAAGTTTGGATGGTCACATAAACACGAGAAGTTTTGCGAAAACATTATCAAAGGTCAATCCTTTTTCGAAAAACTTTGGGAAATGGAGCACGGCCCTAAAGTAAATTGA
- the opp4C gene encoding oligopeptide ABC transporter permease, giving the protein MQVSTANNTQINLKPEKGMSPWSIARRKFVKNKLAMTSLIFLLFVMIVSFLAPYITTTDITKINIGSMSLKPSAEHWLGTDKNGRDVFTRLLYGGRVSLLVGISCTLFVILFGTIVGSIAGYFGGIVDSMLMRFTDFVLNFPFLVFVIVLATIFHGKINGLVILIIVISLLSWGGVARIVRSKILAEKENEYILASISIGCSPFKVITKHLLPNVLSTIIVQATILFASMIVAETGLSFLGFGVPSEIPSWGNMLAFANEPDVLQGKPWIWIPPALAITLTILSINFVGEGLKDALNPRSRR; this is encoded by the coding sequence ATGCAAGTTTCTACAGCAAATAATACACAGATAAACCTGAAGCCGGAAAAAGGCATGTCTCCTTGGTCCATCGCTAGAAGAAAATTTGTGAAAAACAAATTGGCGATGACAAGCTTGATCTTTTTATTATTCGTAATGATTGTCTCTTTTCTGGCTCCATACATTACAACTACAGATATCACAAAAATCAACATTGGCTCAATGTCCTTAAAGCCATCTGCAGAGCACTGGCTGGGAACGGACAAAAACGGGCGTGACGTTTTTACTAGATTGTTATACGGCGGAAGGGTATCACTCTTAGTCGGAATTAGCTGTACACTATTTGTCATCCTTTTTGGAACAATTGTAGGATCGATCGCAGGATACTTCGGGGGAATCGTTGACAGCATGCTCATGCGTTTTACTGACTTTGTCTTGAACTTCCCATTCCTTGTTTTCGTTATCGTCTTAGCTACAATTTTCCACGGTAAAATCAATGGTCTTGTCATCCTGATCATCGTTATCAGCTTGCTGAGCTGGGGCGGGGTAGCAAGGATAGTCCGAAGCAAGATTTTAGCAGAGAAGGAAAATGAATACATCCTTGCTTCAATCTCAATTGGATGCTCACCATTCAAAGTAATCACAAAGCATTTACTGCCAAACGTCCTTTCAACCATCATCGTACAAGCAACAATCCTGTTTGCTTCTATGATAGTCGCAGAAACTGGACTGAGCTTCCTGGGATTCGGGGTACCTTCCGAGATTCCATCTTGGGGTAACATGCTAGCGTTCGCGAATGAGCCGGACGTATTACAAGGAAAGCCGTGGATCTGGATTCCACCAGCCCTTGCCATCACACTCACGATTTTGTCAATCAACTTCGTTGGTGAAGGTTTAAAAGATGCATTGAATCCAAGATCACGCCGTTAA
- the opp4B gene encoding oligopeptide ABC transporter permease: MLKYSLRRILGMIPMLFLISIVVFSLAKLMPGDSLSGEIDPNNTDPAYIEEMREKLGYNDPVHIQYFTWITNFMQGDFGKSTRYKIPASDIIGERLPNTIFLGFSSIFITYILAFFMGIYAGRKPYTLGDNVIGTANYIGLALPSFVAGVFAIYFFSFTLGWFPSNGSVDISTTEGTAAYWLSRIHHVFLPALVLGLLSTASYTQFLRNDIIENSRKDFVRTARAKGTPEKKIYNQHILRNSIIPLITFLGFDIVALVGGAIITETIFTYPGIGQLFLNSVSQRDYPVLMTLTMMFSFLTLFGNLVADILYGIVDPRIRLD; this comes from the coding sequence ATGCTTAAATACAGTTTACGTCGCATACTCGGCATGATTCCTATGCTTTTCCTTATCTCCATTGTAGTGTTTTCCCTGGCGAAACTTATGCCAGGGGACTCACTTAGTGGGGAAATCGATCCGAACAATACGGATCCGGCATACATAGAAGAGATGCGCGAGAAGCTTGGTTACAATGATCCTGTCCATATTCAATATTTTACCTGGATAACAAACTTCATGCAGGGTGATTTTGGTAAATCAACCCGTTATAAAATCCCGGCAAGTGATATCATTGGAGAACGTTTGCCAAATACAATATTCCTAGGTTTTTCGAGTATTTTCATCACTTATATTCTTGCATTTTTCATGGGTATTTATGCCGGAAGAAAGCCATATACTCTTGGCGATAACGTTATAGGTACCGCTAACTACATTGGACTGGCCCTGCCATCATTTGTTGCAGGGGTGTTCGCAATCTATTTCTTCTCATTCACATTGGGCTGGTTCCCTTCAAACGGTTCCGTGGATATTTCCACAACAGAAGGTACAGCTGCATATTGGCTAAGCAGAATTCATCATGTATTCTTACCAGCACTTGTATTAGGTTTATTGAGTACTGCAAGCTATACGCAATTCCTGCGTAATGACATTATAGAAAACAGCCGTAAGGATTTTGTAAGAACGGCACGAGCAAAAGGAACACCTGAAAAGAAAATTTACAATCAGCATATTTTGCGCAATTCAATCATCCCGCTGATTACATTCCTTGGATTTGATATCGTAGCGTTGGTCGGTGGAGCGATCATCACTGAGACGATTTTCACATACCCGGGAATCGGTCAATTATTCTTGAACTCTGTCAGCCAAAGGGACTATCCAGTCTTAATGACCTTGACAATGATGTTCTCATTCTTGACACTTTTTGGGAACCTAGTTGCAGATATACTATACGGAATTGTTGATCCAAGGATCAGGCTTGATTAA
- the opp4A gene encoding oligopeptide ABC transporter substrate-binding protein, with amino-acid sequence MKKPLLWLAMLVLVLSTFLAACSGGDKEKTTTDPKEDDKDNAAEETGPQDGGTLTYALSSEFKGLLNWNFYDADGDDDIIAFFDDALIDYDENLKAQPNIASWTTDDNKVFTFTFEKGVKWHNGEELTVNDWVFAIETIATLGGEHQRWSNVNTIEGAKDFNEGKADKIAGLEVVDDYTLKITFDKARVNNLENVWAYPLSRKEFEGIAPKDMAASEQVRTKPVGTGPFKVAKVIPGESVELVKNENYWKGAPHLDKIVVKVIDSSLTTGELKNGTLDMTPFHPTVLPEIEALDNVEVVKSPGLSYYYIGFKLGKYDGKKNVMDKDKYASKELRQAMLFAINREEWVKAFFSGLGQPLNRPIPSAHWIAADNKDMPVQYEYNPEKAKEILDKAGYVDKDGDGFREDPKGEKFTVKFSHYATGNPTFEARAKAMTQYWEEVGLKSELQMTDVNLYYDQLEKDDPALEVFYGGWGTGTDPDPLPLWGIESVWNYPRWVNDDAQKLLEDAVDLEVVGTDTEKRAKLYADWQKIFNEEVPALPILELEEVMAVAKRVQGLKIDVSGTNSPHEWWIKQ; translated from the coding sequence ATGAAGAAACCATTGCTTTGGCTAGCTATGCTAGTATTGGTTTTATCAACATTCCTTGCTGCGTGCAGCGGAGGAGACAAAGAGAAGACAACAACTGATCCGAAAGAAGACGACAAGGACAACGCAGCAGAAGAAACAGGACCGCAAGATGGCGGTACATTGACTTACGCTTTAAGTTCTGAATTCAAAGGCCTTTTGAACTGGAACTTCTACGATGCTGACGGAGACGATGACATCATCGCATTCTTCGACGATGCATTGATCGACTATGATGAAAACCTTAAAGCCCAGCCAAACATTGCTAGCTGGACTACTGACGACAACAAAGTATTCACGTTCACTTTTGAAAAAGGCGTAAAATGGCACAATGGCGAAGAACTTACAGTTAATGACTGGGTATTCGCTATCGAAACAATCGCTACTCTTGGTGGAGAACACCAGCGTTGGTCTAACGTTAATACTATCGAAGGTGCTAAGGATTTCAACGAAGGAAAGGCTGACAAAATTGCTGGTCTTGAAGTAGTTGATGACTATACTTTGAAAATCACTTTTGACAAAGCTCGCGTAAACAACCTTGAAAACGTTTGGGCTTACCCTCTTTCTCGCAAGGAATTCGAAGGAATCGCACCTAAAGACATGGCTGCTTCTGAGCAGGTTCGCACTAAGCCTGTAGGAACTGGTCCATTCAAAGTTGCAAAGGTTATCCCTGGTGAATCAGTAGAACTAGTTAAGAACGAGAACTACTGGAAAGGCGCTCCTCACTTAGATAAGATCGTCGTTAAAGTTATCGATTCTTCTCTAACAACTGGAGAACTTAAAAATGGAACGCTTGACATGACTCCATTCCACCCAACAGTTCTTCCTGAAATCGAAGCGCTTGATAATGTTGAAGTAGTAAAATCTCCTGGCTTATCTTACTACTACATCGGTTTCAAACTTGGTAAATACGATGGCAAGAAAAACGTAATGGATAAAGACAAGTATGCAAGCAAAGAATTGCGTCAGGCTATGCTTTTCGCAATCAACCGTGAAGAATGGGTAAAAGCTTTCTTCAGCGGACTAGGACAGCCACTTAACCGTCCGATTCCATCTGCACACTGGATTGCTGCAGATAACAAAGATATGCCTGTACAATACGAGTACAACCCTGAAAAAGCAAAAGAAATCCTTGATAAAGCTGGTTATGTAGATAAGGATGGAGACGGATTCCGTGAAGATCCTAAAGGTGAGAAGTTCACAGTTAAGTTCTCTCACTATGCTACTGGCAACCCGACTTTCGAAGCACGTGCAAAAGCTATGACTCAGTACTGGGAAGAAGTTGGTTTGAAGTCTGAGCTTCAAATGACTGACGTTAACCTTTACTATGATCAACTTGAAAAAGACGATCCAGCTCTTGAAGTATTCTACGGCGGATGGGGAACTGGTACAGATCCAGATCCACTACCACTTTGGGGAATTGAATCTGTTTGGAACTACCCACGTTGGGTAAATGATGATGCTCAAAAACTTCTTGAAGATGCTGTTGATCTAGAAGTAGTAGGAACTGATACTGAAAAGCGTGCAAAGCTATATGCTGACTGGCAGAAGATTTTCAACGAAGAAGTGCCTGCACTTCCAATTCTTGAGCTAGAAGAAGTAATGGCTGTTGCAAAACGTGTACAAGGCCTAAAAATTGACGTTTCAGGCACTAACTCACCTCATGAATGGTGGATCAAGCAATAA
- a CDS encoding ABC transporter ATP-binding protein, which produces MSNTTLVEKENLLEIKNLKTYYPVKGGFFRRTIGNVKAVDDVSFEIKKGETLGLVGESGCGKSTTGRTIIRLLNATDGEIIFEGKDITKLRGKTLQAIRQDIQMVFQDPYASLNPMQMVGDIVSEPIRNFKNASLKELKDEVMDLLTKVGLPEDAYYKYAHEFSGGQRQRIGIARALALRPKLIIADEPVSALDVSVQSQVLNLLKELQKEFDLTFLFIAHDLSVVKHMSDRIGVMYLGNMVEIADRNSMYAEPLHPYTQALISAIPMPDPRRKKERIVLEGDVPSPLNPPTGCPFHPRCPAAMAECSQVKPALKEVKPGHRVACHLY; this is translated from the coding sequence ATGAGCAATACAACTTTAGTAGAAAAAGAGAATTTGCTGGAAATTAAGAATCTGAAAACCTATTATCCTGTAAAAGGTGGCTTTTTCCGCCGTACAATCGGCAATGTTAAGGCTGTCGATGATGTATCATTCGAAATTAAAAAGGGTGAGACATTGGGACTAGTAGGAGAATCAGGCTGCGGTAAATCCACAACAGGCAGGACGATCATCCGCCTGCTGAATGCAACAGATGGAGAAATTATCTTTGAAGGCAAGGATATCACCAAACTAAGAGGCAAGACACTGCAGGCAATCCGCCAGGATATCCAGATGGTCTTCCAGGACCCGTATGCTTCATTGAACCCGATGCAAATGGTCGGGGACATTGTTTCAGAACCTATCAGGAACTTCAAGAATGCAAGCCTGAAGGAACTTAAAGATGAAGTAATGGATTTATTGACAAAAGTTGGTCTTCCTGAAGATGCTTACTATAAATATGCCCATGAATTTTCAGGCGGGCAGAGACAAAGGATTGGCATTGCAAGGGCCCTGGCGCTTCGGCCTAAGCTTATCATTGCAGATGAGCCGGTATCAGCACTGGACGTATCGGTGCAGTCCCAGGTTCTCAATCTTTTAAAAGAGCTTCAGAAGGAATTTGACCTGACTTTCTTATTTATCGCTCATGACCTAAGTGTCGTTAAGCATATGAGTGACCGGATCGGCGTAATGTATCTCGGCAATATGGTAGAAATTGCTGACCGCAACAGCATGTATGCTGAGCCGCTCCACCCATATACACAGGCTTTAATCTCAGCCATTCCAATGCCGGACCCGCGCAGGAAGAAGGAAAGGATTGTACTTGAAGGAGATGTTCCAAGTCCATTGAACCCTCCTACAGGATGTCCATTCCATCCACGCTGTCCAGCTGCGATGGCAGAGTGTTCTCAAGTGAAGCCAGCTTTAAAGGAGGTGAAGCCAGGACACCGAGTTGCTTGCCACCTTTACTAG
- a CDS encoding ABC transporter ATP-binding protein yields MSNYSIHKEAPLLEVKNLETAFDIDGEFYNAVDKVSFAVKPRQIVGVVGESGCGKSVMSLSVMQLLPKGVGKIRSGEIIFEGVHLEKMSEKEMNKIRGRDISMIFQEPMTSMNPVFTIGFQLQEVLFNHTKISKAEARQKSVALLKSVGISRPEKIVDEYPHQLSGGMRQRVMIAMAIANQPKLLIADEPTTALDVTVQAQILDLLKSIQEVNDMSVIMITHDLGVVAEMCDEVIVMYAGRIVERADVDTLFYNPKHPYTELMMGAIPKMDEEKEELSSIKGIVPSLKNMPATGCRFANRCPKAMPECTSITPQLGEVEQGHEVACILYEASMPKEGVKA; encoded by the coding sequence ATGAGCAACTATTCAATACATAAAGAAGCACCTTTGTTAGAAGTCAAGAACCTTGAAACAGCTTTTGATATCGATGGTGAATTTTATAATGCTGTAGACAAGGTCAGTTTTGCTGTCAAACCAAGGCAAATTGTCGGGGTTGTTGGCGAATCAGGGTGCGGTAAATCGGTTATGAGCCTTTCAGTCATGCAGCTCCTGCCAAAAGGGGTTGGGAAAATTCGGAGCGGGGAAATCATTTTCGAAGGAGTCCACCTGGAAAAGATGTCCGAAAAGGAAATGAATAAAATCCGCGGGCGCGATATCTCGATGATCTTCCAGGAACCGATGACATCGATGAACCCAGTGTTCACAATCGGCTTCCAGCTGCAGGAAGTATTGTTCAACCATACGAAAATCTCAAAAGCAGAAGCTAGGCAAAAAAGTGTTGCGCTGCTGAAGAGCGTTGGTATATCTAGACCAGAGAAAATCGTGGATGAATATCCACACCAGCTTTCCGGGGGAATGAGGCAAAGGGTTATGATCGCGATGGCAATCGCTAATCAGCCGAAGCTCCTGATTGCGGATGAGCCAACGACAGCATTGGATGTAACTGTACAAGCCCAAATACTGGACTTGCTAAAGAGCATCCAGGAAGTAAATGATATGTCAGTCATCATGATCACCCACGATCTTGGCGTTGTCGCTGAGATGTGTGATGAAGTCATTGTCATGTATGCTGGCCGGATCGTTGAACGAGCTGATGTCGATACACTTTTCTATAATCCAAAGCATCCCTATACAGAACTGATGATGGGTGCCATTCCGAAAATGGATGAGGAAAAAGAAGAATTAAGCTCAATCAAGGGTATTGTCCCTTCACTTAAGAATATGCCGGCAACTGGTTGCCGATTCGCAAACCGTTGTCCAAAAGCGATGCCAGAGTGTACAAGCATCACTCCACAGCTTGGAGAAGTCGAGCAAGGACATGAAGTGGCGTGCATTCTATATGAAGCAAGTATGCCAAAAGAAGGAGTTAAGGCATAA
- a CDS encoding DUF2268 domain-containing protein, whose amino-acid sequence MTEKIFNKYKTKWKGPDIPIFIFPLDQANSKLMREGKGKSGLSFIDKMFLFLTPINDEKELEALFVHEYHHVCRMRAQKKNPAEYTLLDSIILEGLAEHAVAENCGDTYTGEWSRRYSTKVLSEYWAKEVEEKLSIQREDRQHDEILFGLGGRPALLGYAVGYEIVKQYKQNGYFSEKASFSIPSKEFTKFLKF is encoded by the coding sequence GTGACAGAAAAAATCTTCAACAAGTATAAAACAAAATGGAAGGGACCAGATATCCCAATCTTCATCTTTCCCCTGGATCAAGCGAATTCAAAGTTAATGAGGGAAGGGAAAGGGAAATCAGGATTATCTTTTATTGATAAAATGTTTCTCTTCCTGACTCCGATAAACGATGAGAAAGAACTGGAAGCATTATTTGTCCACGAATACCACCATGTTTGCAGGATGCGGGCACAAAAGAAAAATCCAGCGGAATACACTCTCCTTGATTCAATTATTCTAGAAGGTCTTGCCGAGCATGCTGTGGCTGAAAACTGCGGTGACACATATACAGGAGAGTGGAGTAGGCGATATTCGACAAAAGTTTTAAGTGAGTATTGGGCAAAAGAGGTCGAAGAAAAGCTCTCGATCCAGAGGGAAGACCGCCAGCATGATGAAATTTTGTTTGGATTAGGGGGGCGGCCTGCCCTTCTCGGCTATGCAGTTGGCTATGAAATTGTGAAGCAATACAAACAGAATGGATATTTTTCTGAAAAAGCATCGTTTAGCATTCCCTCTAAAGAATTTACAAAGTTTTTAAAATTTTAA